The Emcibacter nanhaiensis genome window below encodes:
- a CDS encoding NAD-dependent succinate-semialdehyde dehydrogenase, producing MTNETKMNLNLSDPDLFREAMLIDGEWVQADSGECIEIRNPATGELVGYAPKAGQAETARAIAAAEVALKEWKEALPKERSAILRKLYDLMHEHIDDLAMILTAEQGKTLAEAKGEIIYSAGFIEWFSEEAKRIYGDIIPPNMAGRRILVEKAPIGVFAAITPWNFPSAMITRKAGPGWAVGCTGVIKPASQTPFSAFALGVLAERAGLPKGVCNIVTGSARHIGGELTQNPGVRKLSFTGSTEIGAKLLEQCAPTIKKTSMELGGNAPFIVFDDADLDAAVAGAMAAKYRNCGQACVAANRVLVQAGIYDEFAKKLAEETAKLKVGNGTDPDVVQGPLIDQAAVDKVEEHISDAVAKGAKVAVGGKQHALGGTFFEPTVLTDVPRDALIFRDETFGPVAPLFKFETEEEALEMANDTPYGLAAYFYARDIGRIVKVYSGLDFGIIGVNEGFISSEVVPFGGVKASGLGREGSKYGADDYLEIKYIALGGL from the coding sequence ATGACCAACGAAACCAAGATGAACCTCAACCTGTCCGATCCCGACCTGTTCCGCGAGGCTATGCTGATTGATGGCGAATGGGTCCAGGCCGACAGCGGCGAGTGCATTGAAATCCGTAACCCGGCGACCGGCGAACTGGTCGGTTATGCGCCGAAAGCCGGGCAGGCGGAAACCGCCCGCGCCATCGCCGCCGCGGAGGTGGCCCTGAAGGAATGGAAGGAAGCCCTGCCCAAGGAACGTTCCGCCATCCTGCGCAAGCTCTATGACCTGATGCATGAGCATATTGACGACCTCGCCATGATCCTGACCGCCGAGCAGGGCAAGACCCTGGCGGAAGCCAAAGGCGAAATCATTTATTCCGCCGGTTTTATCGAATGGTTTTCCGAGGAAGCGAAACGTATTTACGGCGACATCATTCCGCCGAACATGGCCGGTCGCCGTATTCTGGTGGAAAAGGCGCCGATTGGTGTGTTTGCTGCCATTACGCCGTGGAACTTCCCGTCTGCCATGATCACCCGCAAGGCCGGTCCTGGCTGGGCCGTGGGCTGTACCGGCGTGATTAAGCCGGCATCACAGACCCCTTTCTCTGCCTTTGCCCTTGGCGTTCTTGCCGAGCGGGCAGGGCTGCCCAAAGGCGTGTGCAACATCGTGACCGGTTCCGCCCGCCATATCGGCGGCGAGCTGACCCAGAACCCGGGCGTGCGCAAGCTGTCCTTCACCGGCTCCACCGAGATTGGTGCCAAGCTGCTGGAACAGTGCGCCCCGACCATCAAGAAAACCAGCATGGAGCTGGGCGGCAACGCACCGTTTATCGTGTTTGACGATGCGGACCTTGATGCGGCAGTGGCCGGCGCCATGGCGGCCAAATACCGCAACTGCGGCCAGGCCTGTGTCGCTGCCAACCGTGTGCTGGTGCAGGCCGGCATCTACGATGAGTTCGCCAAAAAGCTGGCCGAGGAAACTGCCAAGCTCAAGGTCGGCAACGGCACCGATCCGGATGTGGTCCAGGGTCCGCTGATCGACCAGGCGGCTGTGGACAAGGTGGAAGAGCATATATCCGATGCTGTTGCCAAAGGCGCCAAGGTTGCGGTCGGCGGCAAGCAGCACGCACTGGGCGGTACTTTCTTTGAGCCGACGGTTCTGACCGATGTGCCGCGGGATGCTTTGATCTTCCGCGACGAGACTTTTGGGCCTGTGGCGCCTTTGTTCAAGTTTGAAACCGAGGAAGAAGCCCTGGAAATGGCGAATGATACGCCGTATGGTCTTGCCGCTTATTTCTATGCCCGGGATATCGGTCGCATCGTCAAGGTCTATTCCGGTCTCGACTTTGGCATTATCGGTGTGAATGAGGGCTTCATTTCCTCTGAAGTGGTGCCGTTCGGCGGCGTCAAGGCGTCAGGCCTTGGGCGCGAAGGCTCCAAATATGGTGCCGATGATTATCTGGAAATTAAATATATCGCCCTCGGCGGTCTCTAG
- a CDS encoding dihydrodipicolinate synthase family protein, translating into MPEYTKSEARTWAREKLVGVANVTIPTMKSDFKSLNEKAIRHDVETAIGHGFIGSLACSEVAISLDEYGQFCRTMVDQAQGRMLTIHHAAFNTIEDNIEAVKVAEDAGSEFVLLCYPPYFYPKDLEEVYDYTKAFCDATNLAVMLFPVPTWGFSRLHPADIPVPMLRRLVDDCPNIVAIKAEGGYPNFMSQVEVHREFHEEVVISSPLEFDLVPLGQLMPLPFSGTNYSAYFGDWLPKVHAMLQAGKYDEATEEWYRIDPARKAVLSVGFGGQGLLNRMLWKYHGWLQGYNGGPLRGPTARVYKKDMVTLRRGLELAGLNPTSDPDEDFFIGRNPE; encoded by the coding sequence ATGCCTGAATATACCAAAAGCGAAGCCCGCACCTGGGCAAGGGAAAAGCTGGTTGGCGTGGCCAACGTCACGATCCCGACCATGAAGTCCGACTTCAAGTCGCTCAATGAAAAAGCGATCCGCCACGACGTGGAAACCGCCATTGGTCACGGTTTTATCGGCAGCCTGGCCTGTTCCGAAGTGGCGATCAGCCTGGATGAATACGGTCAGTTCTGCCGCACCATGGTCGACCAGGCCCAGGGCCGGATGCTGACCATTCACCATGCGGCCTTCAACACCATCGAAGACAATATCGAAGCGGTGAAAGTGGCCGAAGACGCCGGTTCTGAATTCGTCCTGCTGTGCTACCCGCCCTACTTCTACCCCAAGGATCTGGAGGAAGTTTACGACTATACCAAGGCCTTCTGTGACGCCACCAACCTGGCCGTGATGCTGTTCCCGGTGCCGACCTGGGGCTTTTCCCGCCTGCATCCGGCCGATATTCCGGTGCCGATGCTGCGTCGTCTGGTTGACGATTGCCCCAATATCGTCGCCATCAAGGCCGAAGGCGGCTACCCGAACTTCATGTCCCAGGTGGAAGTGCACCGCGAATTTCATGAGGAAGTGGTGATTTCCTCGCCGCTGGAATTCGATCTGGTGCCATTGGGCCAGCTGATGCCGCTGCCGTTTTCCGGCACCAACTATTCCGCTTATTTCGGCGACTGGCTGCCGAAAGTGCATGCCATGCTGCAGGCTGGAAAATATGACGAAGCGACCGAGGAATGGTACCGCATTGATCCGGCCCGCAAGGCCGTGCTCAGCGTCGGTTTCGGCGGCCAGGGACTGCTGAACCGCATGCTGTGGAAATATCACGGCTGGCTGCAGGGCTACAACGGTGGCCCGCTGCGCGGTCCGACCGCCCGCGTCTACAAGAAAGACATGGTGACCCTGCGCCGCGGCCTCGAACTGGCCGGCCTGAACCCGACCTCCGATCCCGATGAAGATTTCTTCATCGGCCGCAATCCTGAATAA
- a CDS encoding ornithine cyclodeaminase family protein, with the protein MGSDNVSPVFISSESAAKVFDWKSAISALQDVYANPHEEAATPARSIAASGKSWLRTLPAVPPGGRYFGAKLMGMASEVEKPGVQYVIVLYDRTTSKIAAFVDAEKVTGYRTAATSAAALDKMAPAKVSKLAVLGSGLEAQMHTRAFASIRDFDEIMVFSPTPASRERFAATIGGELGVKTTPAETPEEAVADADVVLSAARSYGEQPILFADWIKQGAVTVSIGSTVPNQREIDISVVEQSDVIVCDMVHEVVKETGDMIAAAEAGMDVEGKCFSMNDLLSGAIADKMAAAKYPMFKSVGGGLQDVVVAGMILDRAREAGCATELPIVFDTKYV; encoded by the coding sequence ATGGGTTCCGACAACGTGTCCCCCGTCTTTATATCTTCCGAATCTGCGGCAAAGGTTTTCGACTGGAAATCAGCAATTTCCGCTTTGCAGGATGTTTATGCCAATCCCCATGAGGAAGCCGCGACACCGGCCCGCTCCATCGCGGCCAGTGGAAAATCCTGGCTCCGCACCCTGCCGGCGGTACCGCCGGGTGGCCGTTATTTCGGCGCCAAACTGATGGGTATGGCCTCGGAAGTGGAAAAGCCCGGCGTCCAGTATGTGATCGTGCTGTATGATCGCACCACCAGCAAGATTGCCGCTTTCGTCGATGCGGAAAAGGTTACAGGATATCGCACCGCGGCAACCTCTGCTGCCGCACTGGATAAAATGGCCCCGGCAAAGGTTTCAAAACTGGCCGTGCTGGGCAGCGGATTGGAAGCCCAGATGCATACCCGAGCCTTTGCCTCCATCCGTGATTTCGACGAGATCATGGTGTTCAGCCCGACCCCGGCGAGCCGGGAACGGTTTGCGGCTACTATCGGCGGCGAACTGGGTGTCAAGACGACCCCGGCCGAAACCCCTGAAGAGGCGGTCGCCGATGCGGATGTGGTGCTGTCTGCCGCCCGGTCCTACGGCGAACAGCCGATCCTGTTTGCCGACTGGATCAAGCAGGGCGCGGTCACTGTCTCCATCGGCTCCACCGTGCCCAATCAGCGCGAGATCGATATCTCCGTGGTGGAGCAGAGTGATGTCATTGTCTGCGACATGGTGCACGAGGTGGTCAAGGAAACCGGCGACATGATTGCTGCGGCCGAAGCCGGCATGGATGTGGAAGGCAAATGCTTCTCCATGAATGACCTGCTGTCCGGGGCGATTGCCGACAAGATGGCGGCGGCCAAGTACCCGATGTTCAAGTCGGTGGGCGGCGGCCTGCAGGATGTGGTGGTCGCCGGGATGATCCTGGACCGGGCCCGTGAAGCCGGCTGCGCGACCGAACTGCCGATCGTTTTCGATACAAAATACGTCTGA
- a CDS encoding FadR/GntR family transcriptional regulator produces MKQTSRAEQQKERDLAKLRAYVDQARREDKRRLPPEVQLVEELGISRAKLRGLLKILENEGLIWRHVGKGTFIGERSLTTELTSMPETLTPPEAFEARLVIEPQIAALAARRATPVQIEEMRHCLSQMQNLDDFDQWAVWDERLHRLVAKAAGNKLLLAVYDTIRECAPSGMHKIINRVFSSSTRQESNHEHARFIDAIANHDPENAEKYIREHLQAVRQAMFGDL; encoded by the coding sequence ATGAAACAGACATCCCGAGCCGAGCAGCAGAAAGAGCGCGACCTGGCGAAATTGCGCGCCTATGTGGACCAGGCGCGCCGGGAAGACAAACGGCGCCTGCCGCCGGAGGTCCAGCTGGTCGAAGAACTGGGGATCTCCCGCGCCAAGCTCAGGGGCCTGTTGAAAATTCTGGAAAACGAGGGACTGATCTGGCGCCATGTCGGCAAGGGCACCTTCATCGGGGAACGCTCGCTAACCACAGAACTGACCTCAATGCCGGAAACACTCACCCCGCCCGAGGCCTTTGAAGCGCGACTGGTGATTGAACCGCAGATTGCCGCCCTCGCCGCGCGCCGGGCCACCCCGGTGCAGATCGAGGAAATGCGGCATTGTCTGTCCCAGATGCAAAACCTGGACGATTTCGATCAATGGGCGGTGTGGGACGAACGGCTGCACCGGCTGGTGGCGAAAGCCGCCGGCAACAAGCTGCTGCTGGCGGTCTATGATACTATCCGGGAATGTGCCCCCTCCGGCATGCATAAAATCATCAACCGGGTGTTCTCCTCCAGCACACGCCAGGAAAGCAACCACGAGCACGCGCGCTTCATCGACGCCATTGCCAATCACGATCCGGAAAATGCGGAAAAATATATCAGAGAACACCTGCAGGCGGTGCGCCAGGCCATGTTCGGCGACCTGTAG
- a CDS encoding PaaI family thioesterase: protein MTTEQEKGLAPEGWTRREMKGIPASFEAFWTKREDGGFRYGVELDERHCNAQGFVHGGLMMSIMDHVLSLKIWEASDRSICSTVHLDCHFLAPLRAPCFIEVETEILRQGRRTAFLRGILKSNDKDIMEATGVWSIMPVPKKD, encoded by the coding sequence ATGACCACAGAACAGGAAAAGGGTCTGGCACCGGAAGGCTGGACCCGCCGCGAGATGAAGGGCATCCCGGCCTCGTTCGAGGCCTTCTGGACCAAGCGTGAGGACGGTGGTTTCCGTTATGGCGTCGAGCTCGACGAGCGGCATTGCAATGCCCAGGGATTTGTCCATGGTGGCCTGATGATGTCCATCATGGATCATGTCCTGTCGCTGAAAATCTGGGAAGCCTCCGATCGCTCCATCTGTTCCACGGTCCATCTCGATTGTCATTTCCTGGCGCCCCTGCGCGCGCCCTGTTTCATCGAGGTGGAGACGGAAATCCTGCGGCAGGGCAGGAGAACGGCCTTCCTGCGGGGCATCCTCAAATCCAACGACAAGGATATCATGGAAGCCACCGGCGTCTGGAGCATTATGCCGGTTCCCAAGAAGGATTAG
- a CDS encoding CaiB/BaiF CoA transferase family protein gives MQQNEKTSWAGPLQGVRVLDFTRVLAGPAAALALADLGAEVIKLEPPGSGDETRTFPPFRDGESHYYIAINRGKKSIVVDLKSEAGVALVKDLAAKCDIVVENYRPGVMKRLGLDYETLSAINPRLIYCSISGFGMNGPLCDRPSFDIVLQALSGALSVNGEPDGLPTKLGIPLGDLVGGINGPIAILGALYERTITGKGRLIDISLLDGLMGMLGYLAQLAFFNGEDPKPVGSQHPNLVPYGLFPAKDGSIIIACLTNAFWGRVCTAIDRPELAEDPRYDTLEKRRDSREEVNAIISEFTSERNVQDLVDLMTEHQVPNAPILGITDALSQPQAVAREMVVETEHKTLGKIPIVNRPFKFPGEQQPVPTAPPVLGQDTDDVLAEVLGLTPEQIEKLRADKVVS, from the coding sequence ATGCAGCAGAATGAGAAAACATCATGGGCCGGCCCGCTACAGGGCGTACGCGTTCTTGATTTTACCCGGGTTCTGGCGGGACCGGCGGCGGCGCTGGCGCTTGCTGATCTTGGTGCCGAAGTCATCAAGCTCGAGCCGCCGGGGTCAGGTGACGAAACCCGGACCTTCCCGCCGTTTCGTGACGGGGAAAGTCATTATTACATTGCCATCAATCGCGGTAAAAAAAGCATCGTTGTCGACCTGAAAAGCGAAGCCGGTGTCGCCCTGGTCAAGGACCTGGCCGCCAAATGCGATATTGTGGTGGAAAATTATCGCCCGGGCGTGATGAAACGGCTTGGCCTGGATTATGAGACCCTGTCCGCCATCAACCCGCGGCTGATCTATTGTTCCATTTCCGGTTTCGGCATGAACGGCCCGCTCTGCGACCGGCCGTCCTTTGATATCGTGCTGCAGGCCCTGTCCGGGGCGCTTAGCGTCAACGGCGAGCCCGACGGCTTGCCGACCAAGCTGGGTATTCCGCTCGGCGACCTGGTCGGCGGCATCAACGGGCCCATTGCGATCCTTGGCGCTCTGTATGAACGCACCATCACCGGAAAGGGGCGTCTGATCGACATCAGTCTGCTGGACGGCCTGATGGGTATGCTGGGTTATCTGGCGCAACTGGCCTTTTTCAATGGCGAGGATCCCAAGCCGGTCGGCTCGCAGCATCCCAACCTGGTGCCTTACGGGCTGTTCCCGGCTAAGGACGGCTCGATCATTATCGCCTGCCTGACCAACGCCTTCTGGGGCAGGGTGTGCACGGCAATTGACCGACCGGAACTGGCTGAAGATCCGCGCTATGACACGCTGGAAAAACGCCGCGATAGTCGCGAAGAGGTCAATGCCATTATTTCCGAATTTACCAGTGAACGGAATGTCCAGGACCTGGTTGATTTGATGACTGAACATCAGGTGCCCAACGCGCCGATCCTCGGGATCACGGATGCGCTGTCGCAGCCGCAGGCGGTGGCCCGGGAAATGGTCGTCGAGACCGAGCACAAGACACTGGGCAAAATCCCGATCGTCAATCGCCCGTTCAAATTCCCCGGCGAGCAGCAGCCGGTGCCGACGGCGCCGCCGGTGCTGGGCCAGGATACCGACGATGTGCTGGCGGAGGTGCTGGGGCTGACCCCTGAACAGATCGAAAAGCTGCGCGCCGACAAGGTCGTGAGCTGA
- a CDS encoding FAS1-like dehydratase domain-containing protein produces MSENRFPKITEEGLADLRSRIGVKIENTIEPWNYEASRDAIRHYAHGIGDDNPLWNDPEYAQNTKYGDVIALPSFLFTTSRIISGYCGGLSGVHAMWAGADWNWHKPVMRNDVIRTEAHLKDLIEHQTKFAGRAFQQIYHVDFYNQNDELVADADSWVFRTDRDEARERGTKYTEVRGKVEPFTDEQLAEWGELYANEEIRGVNTRYWEDVTEGEALPRMMKGPMTVTGFICYAQGWGGLYIRANKLAWKMQQAHPGLAIKNRFNVPDCPERVHWDEAFALEVGAPGAYDYGPERTSWLTHHITNWMSDEGFLRKTSCQIRRHNPDGDVIFIDGTVKRKYVEDGKHLVEIEQKAVTHRDELSASGTSIVELPSRG; encoded by the coding sequence ATGTCTGAGAACCGTTTCCCCAAAATTACTGAAGAAGGTCTGGCCGACCTGCGTTCGCGCATCGGTGTGAAGATCGAAAACACTATCGAGCCGTGGAACTATGAAGCTTCCCGTGACGCCATCCGTCACTATGCCCATGGTATCGGCGATGACAACCCGCTGTGGAATGACCCGGAATATGCCCAGAACACCAAATACGGCGATGTGATCGCGCTGCCGAGCTTCCTGTTCACCACCAGCCGTATCATTTCCGGTTACTGCGGCGGCCTGTCCGGCGTGCACGCCATGTGGGCCGGCGCCGACTGGAACTGGCACAAGCCGGTTATGCGCAACGACGTCATCCGCACTGAAGCGCACCTGAAAGACCTGATCGAGCACCAGACCAAATTTGCCGGTCGTGCCTTCCAGCAGATCTATCATGTAGACTTCTATAACCAGAATGATGAGCTTGTTGCTGATGCCGACAGCTGGGTATTCCGTACCGACCGTGACGAAGCCCGCGAGCGTGGCACCAAATACACCGAAGTTCGCGGCAAGGTCGAGCCCTTCACCGACGAACAGCTCGCCGAATGGGGTGAACTCTATGCCAATGAAGAGATCCGTGGCGTCAATACCCGGTACTGGGAAGATGTCACTGAAGGCGAAGCTCTGCCGCGCATGATGAAAGGCCCGATGACTGTAACCGGCTTTATCTGTTACGCCCAGGGTTGGGGTGGTCTTTATATCCGCGCCAACAAACTGGCCTGGAAAATGCAGCAGGCTCACCCGGGTCTGGCCATCAAAAACCGCTTTAATGTGCCCGATTGTCCGGAGCGTGTGCACTGGGATGAAGCCTTCGCTCTCGAAGTTGGCGCCCCCGGTGCCTATGACTACGGACCGGAGCGCACCTCCTGGCTGACGCACCACATCACCAACTGGATGAGTGATGAAGGCTTCCTGCGCAAGACGTCCTGCCAGATCCGTCGTCACAACCCGGACGGGGACGTGATCTTCATCGACGGCACTGTAAAGCGCAAATATGTTGAAGACGGCAAGCATCTGGTGGAAATCGAGCAGAAAGCGGTTACGCACCGTGACGAGCTGTCTGCTTCCGGTACCTCCATCGTGGAACTGCCGAGCCGCGGCTAA
- a CDS encoding acyl-CoA synthetase has translation MTKLTDYTSFADAQEHASSAALWDLFDGDRDFLNIAHECITRHADGSGRTAVRIAHADGSDEIISFDEIAARSAQFAHWLVENGIQPGDRIAFMLEPSLPFYTSLFGAIMSGAISVPLFTLFGLDGLRLRVDDCKPSILVTNEEKAEIAHQVEGLRVVVANDALLQEISKYPTTFETKSKASDMAVFQYTSGTTRELPAAVKHTHKALVTLMFAALYGTGIRPGDEFFCPSSPAWGHGLWHGTLAPLALGVTTGTFAGKFDAVRLMQALQDYKITNMSAAATHYRMMKNSGKGKDFTFSIKKLSFTGEPCDPATLEFIDETFHVPACSMYGTTEIGVVLVNFPGAEDYEVKPGSLGKPIPGLKLEVQRADGTPTDPEEVGELMLWKRDHWETTKDLARVDNEGYLYHCGRADDVIISAGWTMSAVEIENTMLKHDDVEEVAVIGVPDETRGQVVKAFVVSKRPESPEFVEELQNFTRSRLAQHEFPRIVEFVSELPKTPAGKVHRKVLRDREAAKAAAAGN, from the coding sequence ATGACCAAACTCACCGATTACACTTCTTTCGCGGATGCGCAGGAACATGCCAGTTCCGCGGCGCTCTGGGACCTGTTCGATGGCGATCGCGACTTTCTGAATATCGCGCATGAATGTATTACCCGTCATGCGGACGGTTCAGGACGCACCGCTGTGAGAATCGCCCACGCCGACGGCAGCGACGAAATCATCAGCTTTGATGAAATTGCCGCCCGTTCCGCCCAGTTTGCCCATTGGCTGGTGGAAAATGGTATCCAGCCGGGGGATCGTATCGCCTTCATGCTGGAACCGTCTCTGCCGTTTTATACCAGCCTGTTCGGCGCCATCATGTCCGGCGCCATCAGTGTGCCGCTGTTCACCCTGTTCGGCCTCGACGGCCTGCGTCTGCGCGTGGATGACTGCAAGCCGAGCATTCTGGTGACCAATGAAGAGAAGGCGGAGATCGCCCACCAGGTGGAAGGCCTGCGCGTGGTCGTCGCCAACGACGCTCTGCTGCAAGAAATCAGCAAATATCCGACAACCTTTGAAACCAAATCCAAAGCCAGCGACATGGCGGTGTTCCAGTATACCTCTGGAACTACCCGTGAACTGCCGGCGGCGGTGAAGCATACCCACAAGGCGCTGGTGACTCTGATGTTTGCCGCCCTGTATGGCACTGGTATTCGTCCCGGAGATGAATTCTTCTGCCCGTCTTCCCCGGCATGGGGACATGGGCTGTGGCACGGCACCCTGGCGCCGCTGGCCCTGGGGGTGACCACCGGTACCTTTGCCGGTAAGTTCGATGCCGTTCGCCTGATGCAGGCGCTGCAGGATTACAAGATCACCAACATGTCCGCGGCCGCGACCCATTACCGGATGATGAAGAATTCCGGCAAGGGCAAGGACTTCACGTTCTCGATCAAGAAACTGTCCTTTACCGGCGAGCCCTGTGATCCGGCGACTCTGGAATTTATCGACGAGACCTTCCATGTCCCGGCCTGCAGCATGTACGGCACCACCGAAATCGGCGTGGTGCTGGTGAACTTCCCCGGCGCCGAAGACTATGAAGTCAAGCCGGGCTCCCTCGGCAAGCCGATCCCCGGCCTGAAGCTGGAAGTGCAGCGCGCCGACGGCACGCCCACAGATCCGGAAGAGGTCGGTGAGCTCATGTTGTGGAAACGCGACCATTGGGAGACCACCAAGGACCTGGCCCGTGTCGACAATGAGGGATACCTCTACCACTGCGGCCGGGCCGACGATGTGATCATTTCCGCCGGCTGGACCATGTCCGCCGTGGAAATCGAAAACACCATGCTGAAGCACGATGATGTGGAAGAAGTCGCGGTGATCGGCGTGCCCGATGAAACCCGCGGCCAGGTGGTGAAGGCTTTCGTGGTGAGCAAGCGCCCGGAAAGTCCGGAATTTGTCGAAGAATTACAGAATTTTACGAGGAGCCGTCTCGCACAGCACGAGTTTCCCCGTATCGTTGAATTTGTGAGTGAGCTTCCGAAGACGCCGGCAGGCAAGGTTCACCGCAAGGTCCTGCGTGACCGCGAAGCAGCAAAAGCTGCGGCGGCCGGCAATTAA
- a CDS encoding IclR family transcriptional regulator, with protein MTKKPTSSASQERELAKTVKESKAPAISRAAAILRLLGKSPTPLGLQAIARELGLVPSTCLYVLRALVAEELVSFDPDTKRYSLEAGVLTLARHWLRRNQFTDLAQPVLDRISQQFDVTMLGVNIVGLDHMIVVATSQAGNNFQLSAQIGSRFPALISATGRCIAAFGDYPEEELAERFETLRWDDPPTFEEWKQQVEQTRTQGFAVDAGHYISGVTVVAAPVWKSSGGPSHALVAIGIGSALQRSGLPELQDAMLNSAKALSSQLSGEI; from the coding sequence ATGACGAAAAAACCGACTTCTTCCGCGTCACAGGAGCGGGAACTGGCCAAGACGGTGAAGGAAAGCAAGGCTCCCGCCATTTCCCGTGCCGCCGCCATTCTGCGCCTGCTCGGCAAGAGCCCGACCCCCCTTGGCCTCCAGGCCATTGCCCGGGAGCTGGGTCTGGTGCCCAGCACCTGCCTTTATGTGTTGCGGGCGCTGGTGGCGGAGGAACTGGTTTCCTTCGATCCCGACACCAAACGCTATTCACTGGAGGCCGGCGTCCTGACCCTTGCCCGCCACTGGCTGCGCCGCAACCAGTTCACTGACCTGGCCCAGCCGGTGCTGGACAGAATCAGCCAGCAATTCGACGTCACCATGCTGGGGGTAAATATCGTCGGCCTGGACCATATGATCGTGGTGGCCACGTCCCAGGCAGGGAATAATTTTCAGCTCAGCGCCCAGATCGGCAGCCGCTTCCCCGCCCTGATCAGCGCCACCGGCCGCTGCATCGCCGCCTTCGGCGATTACCCGGAGGAGGAACTGGCGGAACGGTTCGAAACCCTGCGCTGGGATGATCCGCCAACCTTTGAAGAGTGGAAACAGCAGGTGGAGCAGACCCGCACCCAGGGCTTTGCCGTCGATGCCGGCCACTATATTTCCGGTGTCACTGTTGTCGCGGCCCCGGTCTGGAAGTCCAGCGGCGGACCGAGCCACGCCCTGGTCGCCATCGGTATCGGTAGCGCCCTGCAAAGATCCGGCCTTCCGGAACTGCAGGACGCCATGCTGAACTCCGCCAAAGCCCTGTCCAGTCAGTTAAGCGGTGAAATCTGA
- a CDS encoding VOC family protein, translated as MTDMSKASTGPGVHSLDHFAVQVPDLDVAEKFYTTFGLDVQRSGNELKLGCFGQDHIWAVIKGGAERKKLDYVSFGIFKEDVDVFRGRLEKYGITPDEDNGESIWFHDPNGMKVELQVAAKSSPSSKRIPQPMPCTVGGRAAPFRREITQVHPSRFAHALFFTPDIKKTLDFYCEVLGLRISDEAGPIAFLHGIYGSDHHLVAFAESPSGGVGYHHSSWDVGSIEEIGLGAMQMEEGGYTGKGWGLGRHVLGSNYFQYVRDPWNSYVEFNFDIDYIPEGMYWEPNMDGPAPEDTLYLWGPGVPEDFVVNYENE; from the coding sequence ATGACAGACATGAGCAAAGCTTCCACGGGACCGGGTGTTCATTCACTTGACCATTTTGCGGTGCAGGTGCCGGATCTGGACGTGGCGGAAAAATTCTACACCACCTTCGGACTCGACGTTCAACGCAGCGGCAATGAACTGAAGCTCGGCTGCTTTGGCCAGGATCACATCTGGGCCGTCATCAAAGGTGGCGCAGAGCGCAAGAAGCTTGATTATGTAAGTTTCGGCATTTTCAAGGAAGATGTGGACGTCTTTCGCGGGCGTCTTGAGAAATACGGCATCACCCCCGATGAAGATAACGGGGAGAGTATCTGGTTCCACGATCCCAACGGCATGAAGGTCGAGCTCCAGGTCGCCGCGAAATCATCGCCTAGTTCCAAACGCATCCCGCAACCGATGCCCTGTACTGTCGGTGGCCGGGCGGCGCCGTTCCGCCGCGAAATCACACAGGTTCACCCCTCGCGCTTTGCCCATGCCCTGTTCTTTACCCCGGATATCAAGAAAACCCTGGATTTTTACTGTGAGGTTCTGGGGCTGAGGATTTCCGACGAAGCCGGGCCGATTGCCTTCCTGCACGGCATCTACGGCAGCGACCATCACCTGGTGGCCTTTGCGGAATCGCCGTCCGGCGGCGTGGGCTATCACCATAGCTCCTGGGATGTGGGGTCGATCGAGGAAATCGGTCTCGGCGCCATGCAGATGGAAGAAGGTGGATATACCGGAAAAGGCTGGGGGCTTGGGCGGCACGTGCTTGGCTCCAACTATTTCCAGTATGTGCGCGATCCGTGGAACAGTTATGTCGAGTTCAACTTCGATATCGACTATATCCCTGAAGGCATGTATTGGGAGCCTAATATGGACGGTCCGGCGCCGGAGGACACCCTTTATCTCTGGGGTCCCGGCGTGCCGGAAGACTTCGTCGTCAATTACGAGAACGAATAA